In one Novosphingobium humi genomic region, the following are encoded:
- a CDS encoding DNA-3-methyladenine glycosylase I — protein MSATVPGPDGYHRCHWCAATADYMAYHDTEWGFPVADDRRLFEKLTLEGFQSGLSWRAILAKRDNFRAAFDGFDFHRIALYDEADVERLLHDEGIVRHRGKIEATIRNAGRAVEMVRQEGSLAAYFWRYEQAVEPGAALQVVSTTPTSVALSKDLKKRGWSFVGPTTAYAFMQAMGLVNDHAVGCVARERVAQARAAFTPPR, from the coding sequence ATGAGCGCAACCGTCCCCGGCCCCGACGGGTATCACCGCTGTCACTGGTGCGCGGCAACGGCCGACTATATGGCCTATCATGACACCGAATGGGGCTTTCCGGTGGCCGACGACCGCCGCCTGTTCGAGAAGCTGACGCTGGAAGGGTTCCAGTCGGGGCTTAGCTGGCGCGCGATTCTGGCCAAGCGCGACAATTTCCGGGCCGCCTTTGACGGTTTCGACTTCCACCGCATCGCCCTCTATGACGAGGCCGATGTCGAGCGCCTTTTGCATGACGAGGGCATCGTGCGCCATCGCGGCAAGATCGAGGCCACCATCAGAAACGCCGGGCGCGCGGTGGAGATGGTCCGGCAGGAGGGCTCGCTGGCCGCCTATTTCTGGCGCTATGAACAGGCGGTCGAACCGGGCGCCGCCTTGCAGGTCGTCTCCACCACCCCCACCTCGGTCGCCCTTTCCAAGGATCTAAAAAAGCGCGGCTGGTCCTTTGTCGGGCCGACCACGGCCTATGCGTTCATGCAGGCGATGGGGCTGGTCAATGATCACGCCGTCGGATGC
- a CDS encoding DUF1801 domain-containing protein has product MTEQETPSARIDAKLAGLGDWRGETLARLRSMILQADPDVVESVKWAKPSNPSGVPTWEHAGILCTGEVYKAYVKLTFAHGAALDDPAGLFNAGFGGGTRRAIDLREGDMVDAAAFDALIKAAVAFNMTKQKTRKA; this is encoded by the coding sequence ATGACAGAGCAGGAAACGCCGTCTGCCCGTATCGATGCCAAACTGGCCGGTCTGGGCGATTGGCGGGGCGAGACTTTGGCGCGTTTGCGCTCCATGATCCTGCAGGCCGACCCCGATGTGGTGGAAAGCGTGAAATGGGCCAAACCGTCCAACCCGTCGGGCGTGCCGACATGGGAACATGCGGGCATCCTGTGCACGGGCGAGGTCTATAAAGCCTATGTCAAACTCACCTTTGCGCATGGCGCGGCGCTGGATGATCCGGCCGGGCTGTTCAATGCCGGATTTGGCGGTGGTACACGGCGGGCGATCGACCTGCGCGAAGGCGACATGGTCGATGCGGCGGCTTTCGATGCGCTGATCAAGGCGGCGGTCGCCTTCAACATGACCAAGCAGAAAACCCGAAAGGCCTGA
- a CDS encoding SDR family NAD(P)-dependent oxidoreductase: MSSSAVIIGASGGIGHAFETALIEEGVFETVHGFARSRPGAQHVDLLDEASIAGAAAHVAKGPPPTLVIVATGLLHDGNRGPEKALRDLDPAWLARVHAVNAIGPVLVAKHFLPLMPRTGRAVFAALSARVGSISDNRLGGWHGYRASKAALNMLIRNLAIEERRRNDRSIVVALHPGTVDTALSRPFQGNVAAGKLFDAERAALQLLDVIEGLKPHDSGKLFDFEGIEIPF, from the coding sequence ATGAGCAGCAGCGCCGTCATCATCGGAGCATCGGGCGGGATCGGCCATGCCTTTGAAACGGCGCTGATCGAGGAAGGCGTCTTTGAAACCGTCCATGGTTTTGCCCGCTCACGCCCTGGGGCGCAGCATGTCGACCTGCTCGACGAGGCCAGCATTGCCGGGGCCGCCGCCCATGTGGCCAAGGGGCCGCCGCCCACGCTGGTGATTGTCGCGACCGGGCTGCTGCATGACGGCAATCGCGGGCCGGAAAAGGCGCTGCGCGATCTTGATCCGGCGTGGCTGGCACGGGTCCATGCCGTCAATGCCATCGGCCCGGTTCTGGTGGCCAAACATTTCCTGCCGCTCATGCCCCGGACCGGGCGGGCGGTCTTTGCCGCGCTTTCGGCGCGGGTGGGGTCGATCTCGGACAATCGGCTTGGCGGATGGCACGGCTATCGCGCCTCCAAGGCGGCACTGAACATGCTGATACGCAATCTGGCCATCGAGGAGCGCCGTCGCAATGACCGCTCGATTGTCGTCGCGCTGCATCCCGGAACGGTCGACACCGCGCTTTCGCGCCCGTTTCAGGGCAATGTCGCGGCCGGAAAGCTGTTTGATGCCGAGCGGGCGGCCCTGCAACTGCTCGATGTGATCGAGGGGCTCAAACCGCATGACAGCGGCAAACTCTTCGATTTCGAGGGCATCGAGATCCCCTTTTAA
- the yaaA gene encoding peroxide stress protein YaaA, producing the protein MIALLSPAKTLDFERDLPTLAVSTPHFAREALDLARSAADLTAEQLGKLMHISPKLAQLNVERFNSFADLPERQALFAFAGDVYTGFEVHTLDEAGVAFAQDHVRMLSGLYGLLRPLDAIRPYRLEMGTRWAPGHKKLTDWWGDRIANHLRAQVEEEGSGVVLNLASQEYFAAVAGQLPGLRVVEVEFREAGPDGPRFISFHAKRARGMMARWMCEHHITDIDAMRGFDSDGYRFDASQSDADRWRFTRA; encoded by the coding sequence ATGATTGCACTGCTCTCCCCGGCCAAGACGCTCGACTTCGAGCGCGACCTGCCAACGCTTGCCGTTTCGACCCCGCATTTTGCGCGGGAGGCCCTCGATCTGGCCCGCTCAGCCGCCGATCTGACCGCCGAGCAATTGGGCAAGCTGATGCATATTTCGCCCAAGCTGGCGCAATTGAATGTCGAGCGTTTCAACAGCTTTGCCGACCTGCCCGAACGGCAGGCGCTTTTCGCCTTTGCCGGTGATGTCTATACCGGCTTTGAGGTGCATACGCTCGATGAGGCCGGTGTGGCCTTTGCCCAGGATCATGTGCGGATGCTCTCGGGCCTTTACGGCCTGCTGCGCCCGCTGGACGCCATCCGACCCTATCGTCTGGAAATGGGCACGCGCTGGGCGCCGGGCCACAAAAAGCTGACCGACTGGTGGGGCGACCGGATCGCCAACCATCTGCGCGCGCAGGTGGAGGAGGAAGGCTCAGGCGTGGTGCTCAACCTTGCCAGTCAGGAATATTTCGCGGCCGTTGCCGGACAATTGCCGGGGCTGCGCGTGGTCGAGGTCGAATTCCGCGAGGCAGGCCCCGACGGCCCGCGCTTCATCAGTTTCCATGCCAAGCGCGCGCGGGGCATGATGGCGCGCTGGATGTGCGAACATCACATCACGGACATTGACGCGATGCGGGGGTTTGACAGCGACGGCTATCGCTTCGACGCGTCCCAGAGCGATGCCGACCGCTGGCGGTTCACCCGCGCATGA